The genomic stretch ATAAACAAGCCTATTTTTAAAGAACTGATTCTGATGCTTAAGTATAGTAAATATATGCCATTATGTCAAGTATTTGTTTGACAAATTTGTTATATTAGTGTATTCTTGGAAAACAACAAAAATCTCTGCTTAGGTAGAGATTTTTGTTTATATAAAATGATTACAATGCTAAAATCTAATAATTTTTGGCTTAATAGAGCCATAATATCATTGGTTATACTAGTTTTAACGCTTAATGCTTCCATAAAAGAAGCAAGCGCCGCTTGGGATTATAATGACATAGTGATTTTTGTAAGCAACAAACTGAAAAACCAACAAAAGTTGTTTATGGCTGTAAGTGGAGATTCCAGCGGAGATTCTGAAAAAGAAATTGAAGAAACGAATGAATCCTTGCTTCCAAAAACGATAAAAGTCGTTTTAACCGGCTATTCTTCAACAATTGATCAAACCGATAATACGCCGTTTATTACAGCCTCAAACACCCGGACGCGCGACGGCGTGGTGGCGGCCAATTTTTTGGATTTCGGCACCAAAGTAAAAATCCCGTCGCTTTTCGGCGATAAAATTTTTATTGTGGAAGACCGGATGGCCCGCAAACATAACGATAAAATGGACATCTGGTTTCCGGAAAGGCATTTGGCGAAAAAATTCGGCGTCAAAAAAGCCGATGTCATAATTTTGGAATAGATTTTTTAAAGTTTTATTTGTTTTCAACACGCACATTCGGCGGTTTTAGCTCCGCGATATTTGATTTTTCAAACCGGCAGTTCGCCGCTCCAGCTTGCCCCGCCACCTTTTTTATTTTATTGAATTTTTTTCACATAATTTTATAATTGATAATATGTCAAACCCGGAACAAACGAAAAATTTTCAAAGCGCTGATAAGGAAACGGCCAATTCTGAAAAAACACCAAATTACGGCGTTAAAGAATATTTAGGAACGGGCATCTAACTTTTATTATAAACAGGATAAGCCGAGGGATGAAGCCGGTTATCTTGCTTTGTTGCGAGAAATTAACGCGCGTTTAAATCAAGGTAAAAACTGGAAAGATGATGAATATTTGGTTGGCAAGATTAAGAAATTTATCAAAGAGCGTTTTGAAAATTTTATTGCCGAAAGACAAACTGCTGGCGATGATGAAGGCGAGCGGTATTACCAGCAACGATTGAAAACTCTTTTAGAAGATTTACATCTTTTCAAAAAGTCTTTGCTGATCGGAGAGCCGAGAATCGAACTCGGACCACATGCTCCCAAAGCATGTATACTACCACTATACTACTCTCCGAAATTTCTAAATATCCTCTGTAATTCTAATTTTAGCTTTTTTATTTTTTAAATCAACGAATACAGACATAATGTTTATTTGCCATTCTTGTTTATCCGATGATTTAATATAACCTAAATAAGATTGAATTGCTTTATTTAATCTCTTTATTTTCCAATCATCTACATTATTTTCTGGATCATAATCACTATTCAATTTATTAGTTTCATATGAAACTGTTTCATATGAAACAGTTTTTACTTCCACAAAATAAAGAATATCATCTTTTTTAGCCACAATATCTATTTCACCCCATGGTTTTCTAAAATTTCTATCCAAAATATTATATCCTTGTTTCACAAGATGTTTCACAGCAATATTCTCTCCAATCTCTCCTATTTTTTGTTTTTCTGTTTTATTTTTATTTTGTTTCATATGAAACAGATTAAATTATACGTCTGTTGTAAAATAAATTTTATAACAAGCATTAAATTATTTCTAATGGACAAAATAAATAAAGGACAATGTCTTATAGAAAAAGAAAAATTATACTTTATCCACATTATCCACATTTTTTCCCCTAAAATTTAATAAGAAAAAATGTTTCAAGTGAAACATATTAATTATTTTAACATAAAAAAGCTTGTATTTTTTTAAAAAAAATATACTATTTTAAAAGAGAGAGCACCTTAACTTAATACTTAATAATAAAAAGGAGAGGAAAGAAATGAAAAGAGAAATTGAAGTTCTTGGTTTTTATAATGGCCATCAATTATTAGATGGCCAAGGAGAGAAAATTGATTTTCTAAAAATTATTGAGCTTGCCGGAAGAACTTGTTATAAATCTTTTGACAAAATAACCAATGATTCAGCAAAGCAATTTGTCCATAAATTATTGAGAGTTTTTAAGCATGAAAGTGTGATTGAACACTCTTGGCTTACTCTTAATGTAAGATATATTCATAATGACATTAAAATGATTTTGGATATTTTATTGTTAAATAATTTATTCAAAATCAGTAAAAGAGAAAATAAGCAATGGTTGATTAGCGGAAATCTGCGGATGTTCAGAGATCTTTTCAAAAAAATCTCTAAACTTAATGATAATGATGATCAAAAATATCCTATTCTAATTCCTTTAATCCGGGAATATCCTGATTTTTTCTCGGATTTGGAAATTAATGAAAATTTCTTTAATAAAAATCAAGAGATATTCAATGAAGCAGCAAATATCATTGTTTTAAATTCGGATATTAAATATACTCTGGAAGAAAAATTAAAACACTGGTGGCTCGCAATCCGTTTCAAAGGCGGCTCCCGAGCTTTTACTCATCAATTAGTCCGCCATCGTCTTTGCGCGATTTCCCAGGAAAGCCAGAGATATTGCGATGAAGCGGGATTTTACAACAATGAATATTATGTAATTCCGGATTCCCTAAAGGAGTTGAGTAACGTTAAATTGATGGATTTAATCGGCGATGGCAATATGGAAAACAATTTAACCTTAGGAGAATGGTATAAAAGCAATATGCTTTTAATAGATAACTGGTATAGGAATTTACAGAATTTTCTGAAACTGGCGAAAGAAAAAGGTCTAATAAAAATGGGTAAAGTGAATGAAGATGCCAGATTTTTATTGCCCAACGCGGTCTGCAGTGAAATCGTTGTCTCCGCGAACCTTGAAGAATGGCGCCATATTTTTAAAATGAGATGCGATTCGCACGCCCAATGGGAAATTCGCGATTTCGCGATGATGGTTTTAAAAAAAGCAAAATCGCTTTTCCCGGGAGTATTTAATGATTTTGTGGAAGAAAAATAAACTGCTTTATTTTTCTTCCGGTTCTGCAAAAAAATCCCCATACTGAAAAGTATGGGGTTTTAATTTATAATTTTATGGTAAATTATTGTTGTAAGCATCTTCAATTGACTTAGCTTTACCATCTAAAATTTTCTGAGAAATAATATCAGCTAATTCACTGGGAGCAAAATTATAAGCGCGGGAAATTCTTAATATATTTTTAACATCGGCTTGAATATCGGATAAATTATCTTCGGCTGATAATTTATTATTTACCCCGTTTTTTTCCTGCGTCACCCATTCCAATCCCCAACGATTAACAATAAAATCCGGAACATAAAAAGTTTTTCTTTGATGAAGCAAAATCCCATCTTCCGGAGTATTAAGAATATTGTTGGCGCCGCCAATAACAAACCGGCATAAAGAACTTAATCTTGAAATAGTTGATTTATTCATTGTTCCGCCTATGGCGCAGGGTATAAAAATATGGCAAGGCAGATCGTAAATCCCATTTTCAGAAACTCTGATGGCTCCTATTTTTTCCGCTTCTTGAGCTTTGTTTTCAGCAAACGGATCTCCGTCTTTTTCAGAAAAATAAACAAAAGACCCTTCTTTAACAAGCATTTTCATTAAAGGCATGGCTACTTTTCCTGCTCCTTGGACATTGCAGATTTTCCCTTGGAGAGTATTACCATCTAATTCAACCGCGGTTTTAATGGCTAAAAACACTCCTTTGGCGGTTTGAGGCGACGGATCGCCAAGCCCTTTAATCAAAACTGATCTTCCGGTAATATAAGGAGTGTATTGGGAAACCATATCAACAAATTCCTCGCCACAGCCAATATCCACGCTGGTGATGAATTTTATTTTCTTTGCGTTTATTTCGTTAAGGAATTCCGCGTATCTTTTAGTAAATTCCTTATTTGTTATTTCTTTTCCATCCGCGTTGATAATCGCCTTGCCTCCGCCCAAAGGCAATCTCGCCCAGATTGCTTTAAAAGTCATTGCTGACGACAGTTTCAAGCCGTCATTAAAAAAATCAATCATCTCTGAATAATTCAACGCTCTGGTCCCGCCAAGCGCCGGACCCCTTTTCGTGCTGTGAATAAAAACAGCGACCGGAATCCCTAAAATATCTTTCAAAAGAATTTCTTCCGGAAAATCTAACATTCTCATAAAAAATACCTCCTTTTAATCCATTATTTTTTGATTTTCAAACAACTCTGTTGTTAATAAAATAATATAACGATGAATTTAAAAAGGTCAATAAAAAAATAAAACCCTGTTTGTTGTTTGCGACAAACAGGGTTTTTAAGAATTTATTAAAACTTGGAAAGTTTTTCCAATTTTTCCAATCTTAACCAATTATCATCCACATTTTTCTGGATGATTTTCAAGTCAGCTTCTTTTTCTTTCAAAGCGCTGAACCTGCCTTGAACTGCCAGATAATCTTTTACCAAGCGTTTTTCCGGCATTTCGCTGATTTTATATTTTTCCCCGTTAAAAATTTCATAAAGCGGGAAAATCCTGGCAGCCACCGCCAATCTTGACACTTCAATTGACAAGTTTTCCGGCAAACGCCAACCAGTCGGGCAAGGAGTAAATAAATGAATAAATCTGAAACCTTGCATTTCTCTCGCTTTCCTGACTTTTTTTCGCAAATCATCAAGAAAAGCGATGGTAGCCGTTGCCACATAAGAAACCCCGTGATTAGCTAAAATCTTGGCAATATCTTTTTTAAGGTATTTTTTGCCTTCGGTGGTCACCGTTGTCCATGCTCCTTGCGGCGTAGAACTTGATTGCTGAACTCCGGTATTCATATAGCCCTCGTTATCGTGGCAGAAAACAAGAATGTTTTCATTTCTGGCAGCCGCCGCAGAAAGAGAACCAAGACCGATGTCAAAAGCAGCTCCGTCGCCTATCCACAGCACAACTAAAGCGGCGGAGGCTCCATACCAATCAAGCGCCATTCTGATTCCGGTTGCCCGGTCAGACGCTGACATAAATAAACTTGCCATATCAAATACTTTTTCAGCGTTTGCTTCAAAACTGGCGCAAACGCTTTTGCAGGAAGCCGGAGTCACCAGAATGATGATTTTTTTTCCATCTTTATCATCTTCAGCCAAAACGCTTAAAACTTGCCTCAAAGTTATGGGTTCAGCGCAGCCCGGGCAAAAAGAATGTCCGGGCCAAAGCATTTCCTTTTCAGGCCGGTCATATATTTTTTCTTTCATTTTTAACTCCTCCAACGAATTATTTCAGGATCGCTTGATTTAAGAGCATCTTCAATGTCTTCAACAAGATGTTCAGGCCTGATATCTTTACCAGCCATGCCGCGAATATAATTAAAAATCGGAATGCCTGAATTATACATCGCGGACTCAATCTCTTGGGCAAAAATACCTTTGGCTCCATAACTCATTGACCTGTCAAAAACAGCGATTTTTTTGCCTTTCTCCAGCCAAAATTTTAAATCCATTGATGGGAACGGCCTAAACAAACGGAGTTTTAACAATCCAACTTCTCCTTTGTATAAATCAACCGCTTCCTTGGCGATTGAAGCGGTAATACCCGCGGCCACCAAAATTAATTCTTGCTTTGGTTCAATCTCATAAGGCGTTACCAGGCCGTATTTTCTGTTAAAAGATTGATTAAACTCAACCGTAATTTGTTCAATTATCTTTGCCGCGGCTTGCATTGCCTTAAATAGCTGTTGGCTGTAAATCGGACTGCGGCAAGAACCGCCAAAAACATAAGGATTATCCGGATCAAGAGGCAAGACAGTATTCAAAGGCGGCAAAAATCCGTCAATCGCTTCTTGAGTCGGAATATCAATTATTTCCGACAAATGTGAAAGGATAAACCCTTCAAAACAAACCATTGCCGGAATTTTTACGGTCTCGGCTATTTTAAATGCCTGCAGAATAGTGTCAAAGACTTCTTGAACATCTTCGCAATAAAGCTGAATCCAGCCAGTGTCTCTTTGAGAGAGACTGTCCTGAAAATCAGGCCAGATATTCCAAGGCAGGCCCAAAGAACGATTAGCCACTGCCAAAACAATGGACGTTCTCTCTTTAGCCGCTGAATGTAAGGATTCATGCATTAATGTCAAACCATGGGAACTTGTGGCGGTCATCGTTCTTAATCTAAGCAAAGAGGCGGCGATGCAGGCTTCCATAACTGAATGTTCCTGATGCATCCAGCGAATTTGAGATTTTCTCTCTTCAAGAAATTCTATGAGTTTTTCCACGGCTCCGGTGCTTGGCGTGATGCAATAATTAGGCGAAGCCTGCACTCTGGCGCTAAAACCCGCCAAAGCAGCGGCCGTATTGCCATCTAAAAGCATTTTTTTACCGATCATTTGACTTGCTTTCATTTTCTTCCTCCATAACAATTACTCCTCTCGGACATTCTTTGGCGCAAATGCCGCAACCCTTGCAATAATCGTAATCAACGGCATAAGGTTTTTTAGGATCATTGGTTTTTTTAACAGACATATCCGGACAGAAATTAAAACAATTTTCGCATTCGCGGCAAACTCCGCAGCTAAAACATCTTTTAGCTTCTGCCCACGGCAATGATTTTCTTTCTTGATGTTTAAAATAAGCCAAATTTAAATCGGACAACTTAACTATTGGCGAATTTTTTGTTTCAATCGGCGATTTTCTTGAAAAAATCTTATCTATTGCTTCCGCGGCCTCTCTTCCTGAACCGATGGCCGCGGCAACTGTTCCAGCTTTAGTTTTAAAATCGCCGCCCAAAAAAACTTTATTTCCGTCTTTCAACTTAACAAAAAAATCATCTTCAGCTTCTTCGCCGATCGCGATAATCAAATTATCAAACGGCTCCAAAAAATTAAGGCCGCCAATTGGCAAGGGTTTTTTTCGGCCAAATTCATCCGGTTCTCCCAGTCGGTTTCTTTGGCATTCAATAAAATTTCTGCCGAATTTATTGGAAATTCTGATCGGACTTAACAATTCTTTAATCTTTATTCCTTCGGCTTGAGCCAAAACAACGTCTTCTTTGATCGCCGGCATTTCAGCGATGGTTCTTCTGTAAAAAATAACAACTTCTGAACCAGATTTTTCAGCAGTCCTGGCCGCGTCAATAGCGATATTGCCGCCGCCGATCACAATCACTTTTTTTCCAAGGCTTATTTTTTTTCCAAGATTAACATCTTTAAGGAAATCAAAGCCGTAAAAAACATCCGGATTATTCTCGCCTTCAATATCTAATTTTTTTGATTTTTGAAGGCCAACGGCAAAAAAGAAAGCATCATAACAATCTTTAATAATTTCAAAAAGTTTCAAATCAACTGTAATGTCTTTCTTAACTTCAATTCCGAGGCGAACGAGATTATTGATTTCTTTTTCCAAAATATCCTTTGGCAAACGAAACTCGGGAATGCCGAATTGAAGCTGGCCGCCTAAAACAGAAAGTTGTTCAAAAACAACCACTTTGAACCTTTTTCTTGCCAATTGATAAGCGCAGGAAAGTCCGGCTGGGCCGGAACCGACTATGGCAACCGAAAATTCTTTCGGCTTGCCGGCTGATTTTTGAGGATGCCATCCGCGAGCCAAAGCTTCATCGCCCAAAAATTTCTCTAAATCTCTGATTGATATGGATTCGTCAAATTCCTTCCGATTGCAGCTTTCTTCGCAAAAAGCCGCGCAAACCCGTCCGGTTACCGCCGGAAAAGGATTTTTTTTCATTAGTTTTTCCCAAGCTTGCTGAATTTTTCCTTCTTTAAGCAGTGATATCCAATAAGGAATATCATTTTCCAAAGGGCAAGCAATTTTACAGGGTGAAACTGTTTCTGATTCCCACTGGTATCTTGGCTTTTGCTTTAATTCATGGTCGCGCCAAGAACCGGTTTTTCGGGAAAGAGTATTTTTTTCAAAAATAGGCCTGATTATTTCAGTCATATCGCACCTC from Candidatus Niyogibacteria bacterium encodes the following:
- a CDS encoding 3D domain-containing protein; this encodes MLKSNNFWLNRAIISLVILVLTLNASIKEASAAWDYNDIVIFVSNKLKNQQKLFMAVSGDSSGDSEKEIEETNESLLPKTIKVVLTGYSSTIDQTDNTPFITASNTRTRDGVVAANFLDFGTKVKIPSLFGDKIFIVEDRMARKHNDKMDIWFPERHLAKKFGVKKADVIILE
- a CDS encoding YraN family protein, giving the protein MKQNKNKTEKQKIGEIGENIAVKHLVKQGYNILDRNFRKPWGEIDIVAKKDDILYFVEVKTVSYETVSYETNKLNSDYDPENNVDDWKIKRLNKAIQSYLGYIKSSDKQEWQINIMSVFVDLKNKKAKIRITEDI
- the thyX gene encoding FAD-dependent thymidylate synthase, which produces MKREIEVLGFYNGHQLLDGQGEKIDFLKIIELAGRTCYKSFDKITNDSAKQFVHKLLRVFKHESVIEHSWLTLNVRYIHNDIKMILDILLLNNLFKISKRENKQWLISGNLRMFRDLFKKISKLNDNDDQKYPILIPLIREYPDFFSDLEINENFFNKNQEIFNEAANIIVLNSDIKYTLEEKLKHWWLAIRFKGGSRAFTHQLVRHRLCAISQESQRYCDEAGFYNNEYYVIPDSLKELSNVKLMDLIGDGNMENNLTLGEWYKSNMLLIDNWYRNLQNFLKLAKEKGLIKMGKVNEDARFLLPNAVCSEIVVSANLEEWRHIFKMRCDSHAQWEIRDFAMMVLKKAKSLFPGVFNDFVEEK
- a CDS encoding Glu/Leu/Phe/Val dehydrogenase, encoding MRMLDFPEEILLKDILGIPVAVFIHSTKRGPALGGTRALNYSEMIDFFNDGLKLSSAMTFKAIWARLPLGGGKAIINADGKEITNKEFTKRYAEFLNEINAKKIKFITSVDIGCGEEFVDMVSQYTPYITGRSVLIKGLGDPSPQTAKGVFLAIKTAVELDGNTLQGKICNVQGAGKVAMPLMKMLVKEGSFVYFSEKDGDPFAENKAQEAEKIGAIRVSENGIYDLPCHIFIPCAIGGTMNKSTISRLSSLCRFVIGGANNILNTPEDGILLHQRKTFYVPDFIVNRWGLEWVTQEKNGVNNKLSAEDNLSDIQADVKNILRISRAYNFAPSELADIISQKILDGKAKSIEDAYNNNLP
- a CDS encoding pyruvate synthase subunit beta, which codes for MKEKIYDRPEKEMLWPGHSFCPGCAEPITLRQVLSVLAEDDKDGKKIIILVTPASCKSVCASFEANAEKVFDMASLFMSASDRATGIRMALDWYGASAALVVLWIGDGAAFDIGLGSLSAAAARNENILVFCHDNEGYMNTGVQQSSSTPQGAWTTVTTEGKKYLKKDIAKILANHGVSYVATATIAFLDDLRKKVRKAREMQGFRFIHLFTPCPTGWRLPENLSIEVSRLAVAARIFPLYEIFNGEKYKISEMPEKRLVKDYLAVQGRFSALKEKEADLKIIQKNVDDNWLRLEKLEKLSKF
- the porA gene encoding pyruvate ferredoxin oxidoreductase, translated to MKASQMIGKKMLLDGNTAAALAGFSARVQASPNYCITPSTGAVEKLIEFLEERKSQIRWMHQEHSVMEACIAASLLRLRTMTATSSHGLTLMHESLHSAAKERTSIVLAVANRSLGLPWNIWPDFQDSLSQRDTGWIQLYCEDVQEVFDTILQAFKIAETVKIPAMVCFEGFILSHLSEIIDIPTQEAIDGFLPPLNTVLPLDPDNPYVFGGSCRSPIYSQQLFKAMQAAAKIIEQITVEFNQSFNRKYGLVTPYEIEPKQELILVAAGITASIAKEAVDLYKGEVGLLKLRLFRPFPSMDLKFWLEKGKKIAVFDRSMSYGAKGIFAQEIESAMYNSGIPIFNYIRGMAGKDIRPEHLVEDIEDALKSSDPEIIRWRS
- a CDS encoding FAD-dependent oxidoreductase, with product MTEIIRPIFEKNTLSRKTGSWRDHELKQKPRYQWESETVSPCKIACPLENDIPYWISLLKEGKIQQAWEKLMKKNPFPAVTGRVCAAFCEESCNRKEFDESISIRDLEKFLGDEALARGWHPQKSAGKPKEFSVAIVGSGPAGLSCAYQLARKRFKVVVFEQLSVLGGQLQFGIPEFRLPKDILEKEINNLVRLGIEVKKDITVDLKLFEIIKDCYDAFFFAVGLQKSKKLDIEGENNPDVFYGFDFLKDVNLGKKISLGKKVIVIGGGNIAIDAARTAEKSGSEVVIFYRRTIAEMPAIKEDVVLAQAEGIKIKELLSPIRISNKFGRNFIECQRNRLGEPDEFGRKKPLPIGGLNFLEPFDNLIIAIGEEAEDDFFVKLKDGNKVFLGGDFKTKAGTVAAAIGSGREAAEAIDKIFSRKSPIETKNSPIVKLSDLNLAYFKHQERKSLPWAEAKRCFSCGVCRECENCFNFCPDMSVKKTNDPKKPYAVDYDYCKGCGICAKECPRGVIVMEEENESKSNDR